Proteins from one Osmerus mordax isolate fOsmMor3 chromosome 21, fOsmMor3.pri, whole genome shotgun sequence genomic window:
- the si:ch211-69b7.6 gene encoding neuroblast differentiation-associated protein AHNAK isoform X2, whose protein sequence is MFQSGHRRGRSLCEELTLEETEKGVLVVSGINDSSANQRLQKGDEIVGATIHFDELSKADVLKLLKLIEPFDEKVELLSKKTKKPSKSLGALDRCVKAPEEMLKDSYNRLYHDKIKKFIKDNMCVGAGEGSINREFKPRLKDNIGQGMDTNTTRVDAPNFIHSPVILNDPRGENLLHVERPDIDIKTYVNPLNIDTPSTDLKMPGLEQTHISNGLDVSLPKADLTVPVLDLTAQKDKIRDKSCYPEESTITFTALDIYSPKLDTEGTAKKLKIPNLKMQDFGLSGQNIKRPGCKVMTSDLSLPRVMAQGDDLTKSKLDLNAPYVSMQTPKRVQSYKKNPDLNVDDPSGYLEVSKVRLSAREPKGIDNDTVFKTTDIDIKSPLIDIHDPRLLNADLPSVDAIRLQTPDITSGIFGIQSNKKPQMDLISPDVLHDGPFELDLSGTLLKRSDLDIDVNTLTPKAPQIKDGIYLSNTSLTKVDTKFSKLDMNTPDVDLNYPSGNFIKMPNIKVPKCGLSKPQEQNNVQNLAEPTITLSPKVEKEMSSPNFDISTVGLTCPDIDDSPSGKFKIMDSFKMSDNGFFGPKVTGPDCEFIPDCDLSAPQQKGEINRLDLNASDYLKGTEIDLTAPDLNINMPSVSFPTFNKPDSKLSDSGIKAKFRMPKLFGTLSKKTPELSLEAPTMKSGIDVPDLPKANLKELDLGTNTSNIDTDPLKGTLNIPKLRMPNFELPGQRRTRNVDITGHDARPNLTKGLHIDTYGGMGSSNADTKTPRVNLKGPKMGLQLPDIDLGSPLSKLQKPDLKINIGVKSPDLSLKEPYLKGGIDVSDLDLPNMDVKAPQLDLNTPNVDIGSPQTKFKIPKLKMPKFGISGLKGPSVDIDGALNAPAFNIPDLHLSDPKLKGRINPPDLKLPTANLKGPKLDVNAPNMNLKMPSGKLNVPTLKKPEAELSALDFDVYPPSGKLKMPSFDFLGKEPKRPNMDIDTGLKTRNLSLKAPHMKGGIDISDLDLPNMDVKAPQLDLNTPNVDIGSPQTKFKIPKLKMPKFGISGLKGPSVDIDGALNAPAFNIPDLHLSDPKLKGRINPPDLKLPTANLKGPKLDVNAPNMNLKMPSGKLNVPTLKKPKVDLSALDFDVDPPSGKLKMPSFGFLGKEPKRPNMDIDTGLKTPNLSLKDPHMKGGIDVSDLDLPNIDVKAPQLDLNTPNVDIGSPQTKFKIPKLKMPKFGISGLKGPSVDIDGALNAPAFNIPDLHLSDPKLKGRINPPDLKLPTANLKGPKLDVNAPNMNLKMPSGKLNVPTLKKPEAELSALDFDVYPPSGKLKMPSFDFLGKEPKRPNMDIDTGLKTRNLSLKAPHMKGGIDISDLDLPNMDVKAPQLDLNTPNVDIGSPQTKFKIPKLKMPKFGISGLKGPSVDIDGALNAPAFNIPDLHLSDPKLKGRINPPDLKLPTANLKGPKLDVNAPNTNLKMPSGKLNVPTLKKPKAELSALDFDVYPPSGKLKMPSFDFLGKEPKRPNMDIDTGLKTRNLSLKAPHMKGGIDISDLDLPNMDVKAPQLDLNTPNVDIGSPQTKFKIPKLKMPKFGISGLKGPSVDIDGALNAPAFNIPDLHLSDPKLKGRKKNPDVKLPTANLKGPKLDVNAPNMNLKMPSGKLNVPTLKKPKVELSALDFDVDPPSGKLKISSFGFSGKQPKRANMDIDTGLKTPNLSLKAPHMKGDIDVPDLDLPNIDVKAPQLDLNTPNVDIGTPKTKFKTPKLKMPKFGISDRKGPSVDIDGDLNAPAFNIPDIHLSDPKLKGRINHPDLKLPTANLNGPKLDVNAPNMNFRGLDLTSTGSDIDFGTVMTSRSPDMNISLPKAKLDVKDVKDNLARTKLSPPRNSTSFVDNGVDLRLANLNAASNPKMYVPKSYEKELVNLNLGNNVDSQGRESHKEAAVNEIDQTKMRRTKMQGPQKSEYEKCMLNFTNDNKSPEDFEGYYVTVFPKQLKENVRGQTGVAGSKESNQRSHTHGGLDFTASSLDLEVPEQNDLKGSTFWFSKLI, encoded by the exons ATG TTTCAGTCAGGACATCGTAGAGGGCGGAGCCTCTGTGAAGAATTGACACTTGAGGAAACAGAAAAGGGGGTATTGGTTGTCTCAGGAATCAATGACTCCTCAGCTAACCAGAGGCTACAAAAAG gggaTGAAATTGTGGGTGCCACGATCCACTTTGACGAACTTTCAAAAGCTGATGTGCTAAAATTGTTGAAGCTCATTGAACCTTTTGATGAGAAGGTTGAATTATTATCAAAGAAAACTAAAAAGCCCAGTAAGAGCTTGGGGGCCTTGGACAGATGTGTCAAAGCCCCAGAGGAG ATGCTGAAGGATTCATACAATAGACTCTACCATGACAAGATTAAGAAGTTTATAAAGGATAACATGTGTGTAGGTGCTGGGGAAGGCTCTATTAACAGAGAGTTTAAGCCTAGACTCAAAGATAACATTGGACAGGGCATGGACACAAATACGACTAGAGTAGATGCTCCTAACTTCATACACTCTCCAGTCATTTTGAATGATCCCAGAGGAGAGAATTTATTGCATGTTGAGAGACCAGATATAGATATCAAAACATATGTAAATCCACTAAACATTGACACTCCATCAACTGATCTGAAGATGCCAGGCCTTGAGCAAACTCACATTAGCAATGGTTTAGATGTTTCTTTGCCCAAAGCTGACCTCACAGTGCCTGTCTTAGACCTTACCGCTCAAAAAGACAAAATTCGAGACAAAAGTTGTTATCCAGAGGAGAGTACTATCACTTTCACAGCTTTAGATATTTATTCTCCAAAACTTGATACTGAAGGAACAGCCAAGAAATTAAAGATTCCCAACTTAAAGATGCAAGACTTTGGGCTCTCCGGACAAAACATAAAAAGGCCAGGTTGTAAAGTTATGACATCAGATTTGAGTCTCCCACGTGTCATGGCACAAGGGGATGACCTCACAAAATCTAAACTAGACCTCAATGCACCATATGTTAGCATGCAAACGCCCAAAAGAGTCCAGTCCTACAAGAAAAATCCTGACTTAAACGTGGATGATCCCTCTGGTTATTTAGAGGTATCAAAAGTTAGACTATCTGCCAGAGAGCCAAAAGGTATAGACAATGATACAGTTTTTAAAACTACAGACATTGATATCAAATCTCCTCTGATTGATATTCATGACCCAAGATTGTTGAATGCAGATTTACCATCGGTAGACGCAATACGTCTCCAGACTCCAGATATTACTTCAGGAATATTTGGAATACAATCGAATAAGAAACCACAAATGGACCTTATATCTCCAGATGTACTACATGATGGCCCTTTTGAACTTGACTTATCTGGCACATTGCTAAAAAGATCTGATCTGGACATTGATGTCAATACCTTAACCCCTAAAGCTCCTCAGATAAAAGATGGGATTTATCTTTCAAATACGAGTTTAACCAAAGTTGACACCAAATTCTCTAAGTTGGATATGAATACTCCAGATGTTGACCTTAATTACCCTTCTGGAAATTTTataaaaatgccaaacattaagGTGCCTAAATGTGGCCTGTCAAAACCCCAAGAACAAAATAATGTTCAAAACCTAGCAGAACCTACCATAACTTTATCTCCAAAAGTTGAAAAAGAAATGTCAAGTCCAAACTTCGACATATCTACGGTTGGCCTTACATGTCCTGACATTGATGATAGCCCATCTGGAAAATTCAAGATTATGGACAGTTTTAAAATGTCAGATAATGGCTTTTTTGGTCCAAAGGTTACGGGTCCTGATTGTGAGTTTATTCCAGATTGTGATCTGTCAGCCCCTCAGCAAAAAGGAGAAATTAATCGCCTAGATTTGAATGCGTCTGATTACCTAAAAGGGACAGAGATAGACCTTACTGCTCCAGATTTAAATATCAATATGCCTTCTGTCAGTTTCCCAACCTTTAATAAACCTGACAGTAAACTAAGTGATTCTGGTATCAAAGCTAAATTCAGAATGCCTAAACTATTTGGTACACTGTCCAAAAAAACACCAGAGTTAAGTCTCGAAGCTCCAACTATGAAAAGTGGGATTGATGTACCAGACTTACCAAAAGCCAACCTCAAAGAACTTGATTTAGGTACAAACACCTCAAACATAGACACTGATCCTCTCAAAGGTACATTGAATATTCCCAAACTGAGAATGCCCAATTTTGAGCTCCCAGGGCAAAGAAGAACCAGAAATGTTGACATTACTGGACATGATGCTAGACCAAACTTGACGAAAGGACTACATATTGACACTTATGGAGGCATGGGGAGTTCAAATGCAGATACTAAAACACCCAGAGTCAACCTTAAAGGTCCCAAAATGGGCCTGCAACTGCCAGATATTGATTTGGGAAGCCCATTAAGCAAACTCCAGAAGCCTGATTTAAAAATCAATATAGGTGTAAAATCACCCGATTTAAGCCTCAAAGAACCTTATCTGAAAGGTGGTATTGATGTCTCTGACTTGGATTTACCAAACATGGATGTGAAAGCACCTCAATTAGATCTTAATACTCCAAATGTAGACATTGGTTCACCTCAGACAAAATTCAAGATACCCAAACTGAAAATGCCCAAATTTGGGATCTCAGGTCTTAAAGGGCCAAGTGTGGACATCGATGGAGCTCTAAATGCACCTGCCTTTAACATTCCTGATCTTCACCTCTCAGATCCAAAGCTCAAAGGCAGAATAAACCCCCCAGATCTGAAACTGCCAACAGCTAATCTGAAAGGCCCCAAACTGGATGTCAATGCCCCAAATATGAACTTAAAAATGCCCTCTGGTAAACTCAATGTACCAACCTTGAAGAAGCCTGAAGCGGAGCTCAGTGCTTTAGATTTTGATGTTTATCCCCCCTCTGGAAAGCTGAAAATGCCTTCATTTGATTTCTTAGGAAAAGAGCCAAAAAGACCAAATATGGACATAGATACAGGTCTGAAAACACGCAATTTAAGTCTCAAAGCCCCTCATATGAAAGGTGGTATTGATATCTCTGACTTGGATTTACCAAACATGGATGTGAAAGCACCTCAATTAGATCTTAATACTCCAAATGTAGACATTGGTTCACCTCAGACAAAATTCAAAATACCCAAACTGAAAATGCCCAAATTTGGGATCTCAGGTCTTAAAGGGCCAAGTGTGGACATAGATGGAGCTCTAAATGCACCTGCCTTTAACATTCCTGATCTTCACCTCTCAGATCCAAAGCTCAAAGGAAGAATAAACCCCCCAGATCTGAAACTGCCAACAGCTAATCTGAAAGGCCCCAAACTGGATGTCAATGCCCCAAATATGAACTTAAAAATGCCCTCTGGTAAACTCAATGTACCAACCTTGAAGAAGCCTAAAGTGGATCTCAGTGCTTTAGATTTTGATGTTGATCCCCCCTCTGGAAAGCTGAAAATGCCTTCATTTGGTTTCTTAGGAAAAGAGCCAAAAAGACCAAATATGGACATAGATACAGGTCTGAAAACACCCAATTTAAGTCTCAAAGACCCTCATATGAAAGGTGGTATTGATGTCTCTGACTTGGATTTACCAAACATAGATGTGAAAGCACCTCAATTAGATCTTAATACTCCAAATGTAGACATTGGTTCACCTCAGACAAAATTCAAGATACCCAAACTGAAAATGCCCAAATTTGGGATCTCAGGTCTTAAAGGGCCAAGTGTGGACATCGATGGAGCTCTAAATGCACCTGCCTTTAACATTCCTGATCTTCACCTCTCAGATCCAAAGCTCAAAGGCAGAATAAACCCCCCAGATCTGAAACTGCCAACAGCTAATCTGAAAGGCCCCAAACTGGATGTCAATGCCCCAAATATGAACTTAAAAATGCCCTCTGGTAAACTCAATGTACCAACCTTGAAGAAGCCTGAAGCGGAGCTCAGTGCTTTAGATTTTGATGTTTATCCCCCCTCTGGAAAGCTGAAAATGCCTTCATTTGATTTCTTAGGAAAAGAGCCAAAAAGACCAAATATGGACATAGATACAGGTCTGAAAACACGCAATTTAAGTCTCAAAGCCCCTCATATGAAAGGTGGTATTGATATCTCTGACTTGGATTTACCAAACATGGATGTGAAAGCACCTCAATTAGATCTTAATACTCCAAATGTAGACATTGGTTCACCTCAGACAAAATTCAAGATACCCAAACTGAAAATGCCCAAATTTGGGATCTCAGGTCTTAAAGGGCCAAGTGTGGACATCGATGGAGCTCTAAATGCACCTGCCTTTAACATTCCTGATCTTCACCTCTCAGATCCAAAGCTCAAAGGCAGAATAAACCCCCCAGATCTGAAACTGCCAACAGCTAATCTGAAAGGCCCCAAACTGGATGTCAATGCCCCAAATACGAACTTAAAAATGCCCTCTGGTAAACTCAATGTACCAACCTTGAAGAAGCCTAAAGCGGAGCTCAGTGCTTTAGATTTTGATGTTTATCCCCCCTCTGGAAAGCTGAAAATGCCTTCATTTGATTTCTTAGGAAAAGAGCCAAAAAGACCAAATATGGACATAGATACAGGTCTGAAAACACGCAATTTAAGTCTCAAAGCCCCTCATATGAAAGGTGGTATTGATATCTCTGACTTGGATTTACCAAACATGGATGTGAAAGCACCTCAATTAGATCTTAATACTCCAAATGTAGACATTGGTTCACCTCAGACAAAATTCAAAATACCCAAACTGAAAATGCCCAAATTTGGGATCTCAGGTCTTAAAGGGCCAAGTGTGGACATAGATGGAGCTCTAAATGCACCTGCCTTTAACATTCCTGATCTTCACCTCTCAGATCCAAAGctcaaaggaagaaaaaaaaacccagATGTGAAACTGCCAACAGCTAATCTGAAAGGCCCCAAACTGGATGTCAATGCCCCAAATATGAATTTAAAAATGCCCTCTGGTAAACTCAATGTACCAACCTTGAAGAAGCCTAAAGTGGAGCTCAGTGCTTTAGATTTTGATGTTGATCCCCCCTCTGGAAAGCTGAAAATATCTTCATTTGGTTTCTCAGGAAAACAGCCAAAAAGAGCAAATATGGACATAGATACAGGTCTGAAAACACCCAATTTAAGTCTCAAAGCCCCTCATATGAAAGGTGATATTGATGTCCCTGACTTGGATTTACCAAACATAGATGTGAAAGCACCTCAATTAGATCTTAACACTCCAAATGTGGACATTGGTACACCTAAGACAAAATTCAAAACACCAAAACTGAAAATGCCAAAATTTGGGATCTCGGATCGTAAAGGGCCAAGTGTGGACATAGATGGAGATCTAAATGCACCTGCCTTTAACATTCCTGATATTCACCTCTCAGACCCAAAGCTCAAAGGCAGAATAAACCACCCAGATCTGAAACTGCCAACAGCTAATCTGAATGGCCCCAAACTGGATGTCAATGCCCCAAATATGAACTTCAGAGGTCTGGACCTCACAAGCACTGGATCAGATATTGATTTTGGCACAGTAATGACCAGTCGTTCACCAGACATGAATATTTCTCTACCGAAAGCTAAACTAGATGTTAAAGACGTTAAGGACAACTTAGCTAGAACAAAACTGAGTCCCCCAAGGAACAGTACCTCTTTTGTGGACAATGGTGTGGATCTAAGACTTGCAAATCTCAACGCTGCTTCAAACCCTAAAATGTATGTTCCAAAGAGTTATGAAAAGGAGCTAGTGAATTTGAATTTGGGCAACAATGTTGACTCTCAGGGCCGTGAATCTCACAAGGAAGCGGCAGTTAATGAAATTGATCAGACTAAAATGAGAAGAACAAAAATGCAAGGTCCCCAAAAATCTGAATATGAAAAATGTATGTTAAATTTTACAAATGACAACAAGAGTCCAGAAGATTTTGAAGGATATTACGTCACAGTTTTCCCTAAGCAACTAAAAGAAAATGTTAGAGGACAGACTGGTGTAGCAGGTAGTAAAGAATCAAAccaaaggtcacacacacacggagggcTTGATTTTACGGCTTCAAGTCTAGACCTTGAAGTTCCTGAACAGAATGACTTGAAAGGGTCAACATTCTGGTTTTCAAAGCTTATTTAA